The nucleotide sequence CAGCCGCCTGCACGACGACAACGCGGTGACGAAGCTCGCCGAGGCGGTCGCCGCCATCGGTCGCACCCGCTGGCCGATCCGTCTCACGCCCACGACGGAGGCGCTGCTCGAGGGACTCAGCGCGCTCACCGGTCGGAGCACGGAGGACCCCGACGCCCTCGCCGCGGCTGCCGGACCGGCGGAGGCCTTCCTCCGGTCCACGTTCCGCACCACCACCAACCCGACGGCGCTGACCGCGGGATACAAGCACAACGTCATCCCGGAGCGTGCCGAGGCACTCATCGACGTCCGGGTGATCCCCGGGACCGAGGACGATGTGCTCGCCGAGCTCCAGCGCATCGTGGGCGACGACATCCGGATCGAGACGGTCGTGCGCGACATCGGGATGGAGACGCCGTTCACGGGCGAGCTGGTCGACGCGATGGTGGCGGCGCTGGGGCGCCACGACCCCGGTGTCCCGGTCATCCCGTATCTGCTGGGAGCAGGCACCGACAACAAGGCGCTGGCCGCTCTCGGCATCACCGGCTATGGCTTCGCCCCGCTGCGGCTGCCGGCGGATCTCGACTTCACCGGGATGTTCCACGGAGTCGATGAGCGGGTGCCCGTAGACTCACTTGTCTTCGGTCAGCGGGTGCTGGCCGATCTCCTGCGCACGTACTGAGCGGCCTCCGGGCGCTCCGTGCCGTCCCGAAAGACGAAGGCCTCTCCATGCACCTGCTCGAAGCACTGATCCTGGGAATCGTCCAGGGCCTCACCGAGTTCCTGCCGATCTCCTCGAGCGCGCACCTGCGCGTCGTCGGCGCGTTCCTGCCTTCGGGGGAGGACCCGGGGGCGGCCTTCACCGCCATCACGCAGATCGGCACCGAAGCGGCGGTCGTCGTGTTCTTCTGGCGGGACATCGTCCGCATCATCTCGCAGTGGTTCCGGTCCCTCGCCGGCAAGGTGCCGCGGAATGATCCGGATGCGCGGATGGGCTGGCTCATCATCATCGGCAGCATCCCGATCGTGCTGCTCGGGCTCCTGTTCCAGGACCAGATCGAGACGGTGTTCCGCTCGCTCTGGATCGTGGCGATCATGCTCATCGTGTTCGGCATCCTCCTGGGGATCGCCGACCACGTCGGCGCCAAGCGCCGGAAGCTCGACGATCTGACCTACCCGCACGGCATCGCCTTCGGCCTCGCGCAGGCGCTCGCCCTCATCCCCGGCGTCTCGCGGTCCGGGGGCACGATCACCATGGGGCTGTTCCTCGGCTACGAGCGCGCCGCCGCCGCCCGGTACGCCTTCCTGCTCGCGATCCCCGCCGTGTTCGGCAGCGGCTTCTATCAGCTGTTCAAGAGCTGGGGTGAGCCGTCCTTCTTCTCGCTCGGCGACACGGTCGCCGCGACGGGCGTCGCCTTCGTCGTCGCACTCGGCGTGATCGCGTTCTTCATGAGCTGGATCTCGAAGCGCAGCTTCCTGCCGTTCGTGATCTACCGGATCCTGCTGGGCGGCGTGCTGCTCGTCCTGCTCGCGATGGGCGTCATCCCGGCCTCGGCCTGAGCCGAGCGCTGTTCAGCGCTTGCGGTCGCCGCGGCCGTCGTCACGGCGCCGCAGATAGCGCTCGAAGGCCTGGGCGATCGCGTCTCCCGAGGCGTCGGGGGAGTCCCAGGTGTCCCGCGTGCGCTCCAGCTGCCGGATGTACTCGGCCATGTCCTCGTCCTCGGACGCGGCGGCATCGATCGACGCCTCCCACGCGGCAGCCTCGGTCCGGAGGTGCCGGCGGTCGACATCCACGCCCGTCAGCTCTTCGAGGCGATCGAGCAGCGCGAGGGTGACCTTGGGGGACGGCGCAGCAGAGGCGACATAGTGCGGCACGCTCGCCCAGAGGCTCACGGACGGGATGCCGGCGTTCTCGGCGAAGTGCTCCAGGACGGTGAGGATGCCGACGGGTCCCTCGTACACGGACCGTTCCAGGCCGTGCGCCTCCCTGACCTGCTCGTTCTGACTCGAGGCGAAGATGGAGATCGGCCGGGTGTGCGGGACGTCGGACAGCATGGCGCCG is from Microbacterium sp. BLY and encodes:
- a CDS encoding M20/M25/M40 family metallo-hydrolase, coding for MTDSSLPEVARIASDLIRFDTSNYGGGNAKGEREAAEYVGAFLTGLGLEVEYYEPIPRRTNVMARVPGRDRTKPALVVHGHLDVVPAVAEDWTVDPFAGIVRDGMLWGRGAVDMKNMDAMILTAVADILRAGEQPERDLVLAFFADEENGGVEGSALVVKDRPEWFAGATTAISEVGGYSISVDDRRAYLLQVGEKALIWIRLVATGRAGHGSRLHDDNAVTKLAEAVAAIGRTRWPIRLTPTTEALLEGLSALTGRSTEDPDALAAAAGPAEAFLRSTFRTTTNPTALTAGYKHNVIPERAEALIDVRVIPGTEDDVLAELQRIVGDDIRIETVVRDIGMETPFTGELVDAMVAALGRHDPGVPVIPYLLGAGTDNKALAALGITGYGFAPLRLPADLDFTGMFHGVDERVPVDSLVFGQRVLADLLRTY
- a CDS encoding undecaprenyl-diphosphate phosphatase translates to MHLLEALILGIVQGLTEFLPISSSAHLRVVGAFLPSGEDPGAAFTAITQIGTEAAVVVFFWRDIVRIISQWFRSLAGKVPRNDPDARMGWLIIIGSIPIVLLGLLFQDQIETVFRSLWIVAIMLIVFGILLGIADHVGAKRRKLDDLTYPHGIAFGLAQALALIPGVSRSGGTITMGLFLGYERAAAARYAFLLAIPAVFGSGFYQLFKSWGEPSFFSLGDTVAATGVAFVVALGVIAFFMSWISKRSFLPFVIYRILLGGVLLVLLAMGVIPASA
- a CDS encoding PAC2 family protein — its product is MDVLGPRIIIAAFDGWNDAGEAATGAVSALQTATEYDLVHSVDPELYFDYQYTRPATRLDGEGRRQMTWPEAGLWRPRDPAPGPEFWLLTGAEPARTWQAFASEFIDVALRDDISGFVTLGAMLSDVPHTRPISIFASSQNEQVREAHGLERSVYEGPVGILTVLEHFAENAGIPSVSLWASVPHYVASAAPSPKVTLALLDRLEELTGVDVDRRHLRTEAAAWEASIDAAASEDEDMAEYIRQLERTRDTWDSPDASGDAIAQAFERYLRRRDDGRGDRKR